One Clavelina lepadiformis chromosome 1, kaClaLepa1.1, whole genome shotgun sequence genomic region harbors:
- the LOC143447167 gene encoding uncharacterized protein LOC143447167 isoform X2 yields the protein MELSSCNKLPPDKTWGTCTQKFGKFISKLNEKLDEKPKTHLREAIKSLLDTSDVDNSKTETCQQGRFLEKDTNTFLEDINGLYMVLDATSQICVHAELSLHQSLKKIQICGKRLDDFIHPQDICHFQSSINEAAILKDSNECDNDVKPSTFTSQFLLNPAKDDPIKETAISGVAHLDAKCFGLSTLAQAEENSSRNDFKQYFMCLAIFPKSMPPPLPLVVDVTTKGPPNQTITTRTEIPQPEGFYTRQDIKGAFTGIDTDNLGLQPSKCRRSCEMQELIKCCVKNFQEPRQNGNSLKQILLKQVLRQGQATSPAYKFLFRNGTYVTAQTKSKLMGPGQSGEPPFIMSIHTIYRDGTLQGLDLQGLPPSIRSILSGPVVMETPSTSCQAITTSSSSTFSPNKFLISSHYTVTRATTTAVYTSHTTSHSWLQNNNPRPCNSMEVARQLLASSGVKCNAETVNKVMSPPPHLNGHLVHAVGSLKSPAYLNELLTSVSSELFSSKSTQEPANISASTASLSDGSLSANYPGPPCIDISRLSKFNSLPTTMSTATQMVVNGITTMRKEAAVTTTMCSIAANDNDKKIDQNNNKVIDASNKLQGRVCTPPENSSLTYQPTSLRPRSASVNTSPPTDGVGLKRSSSTISQDSGIGEITAKSLRKPSKESKASSTEKKNKILTQLLSSHDMEENKTLMSTALRNLRSSPLKMHSPECSSNDNGLSAKRIKTEKVSQMPQTGPPVSAQSPMLVKSKAPYTLNLNRTAACSLPFNAASIYSQPTVPLSENFPLTDATSSTESSQASAVIRQRFSALTSVSLEESQELHEILENFSDIDESPSNQQTQQNQNYSDFQTQLSNSSLSGGHIAFNQPSIIDNMMAGSQTNLAMQQTNMQDPLTSPNFNQPQMMTSPLSNNIPSVLNPNRPMNLPASVTVEGPPYTKLVPTGQEMCPNMVVSTSGMMSPRMQQPQSSTPYRGELSTLESWEGKEPLVDLGTHPLPAGINPRMAIPVPQNSTAIMNGPNIMKTRPNIIAGGNTQNGVAFPNPQSRMMNSNQGQTLAQQPLNANGMMTPSASPGGFSQTRPSPTMNDPYRTLYNNTSNTETATNSNLRSPFLRQQQQQIQPVRNGLPGSNPQYPCNAQSVGSRIMSPKANDMMKARRTQEPLNDMQRVMTSPNSQHFYGSVGSPQLMPGQIPMNSFSPMKPSGFSPNPGIQMAEDTHAGSVNFYSAMRPTPTMLPKVNGQYNGVMGVYNNNNVSMMMPPNQQQITANNPNVSMTTPVAKTTSKRGKGRAKSRRNSKAKSTEDPPWVDMASPSGYNPGPLLQMTIGDRVQRPQATFKPSYNGVRAMTSSMNMGMTQQNQIGTTQTLNLNAFLSQHKQSRNAKQEFSLDSLASDSTNNVGMTPSSSLDWPQMDDFKTTIGNITSPNFSNGVMSEVPNLSSQSNSLALSGGGMQSPLSLENSNLFLPMDSAANDFALNTNVNNNVSSSVTHPCRYTGSVASASILSLNNSTTSSETVTSPEARRAAQRTKSIQKNSLLAELLTRKDP from the exons ATGGAATTATCATCATGCAATAAACTCCCACCAGATAAGACATGGGGTACATGCACACAGAAGTTTGGCAAGTTTATATCCAAACTCAATGAAAAACTG GATGAGAAGCCAAAAACTCACCTCAGAGAAGCAATAAAGTCATTATTGGATACGTCAGATGTTGACAATTCCAAAACGG AAACATGCCAACAAGGCCGATTTTTGGAGAAAGATACAAACACTTTTCTTGAG GACATAAATGGCCTCTACATGGTACTGGATGCCACATCACAAATCTGTGTACATGCCGAGCTTTCACTGCATCAAAGTCTTAAGAAG aTCCAAATTTGTGGGAAAAGGTTGGATGACTTCATTCATCCCCAAGATATTTGCCATTTTCAATCATCAATCAATGAAGCTGCCATATTAAAAGATTCAAATG AGTGTGACAATGATGTGAAGCCAAGTACATTTACCAGTCAATTTCTTCTGAACCCCGCAAAGGACGATCCTATAAAAGAAACTGCTATTTCTGGGGTTGCTCATCTTGACGCTAAATGCTTTGGTTTGAGTACGTTGGCTCAAGCAGAGGAGAACTCATCTAGGAAcg ACTTCAAGCAATACTTTATGTGCCTTGCAATTTTCCCTAAATCAATGCCTCCCCCACTGCCTCTGGTGGTTGATGTCACCACAAAAGGGCCTCCAAATCAAACGATAACTACAAGAACAGAAATTCCACAGCCAGAAGGTTTTTACACAAGGCAGGACATCAAGG GTGCTTTTACCGGTATTGACACCGATAATTTGGGCTTGCAGCCCAGTAAATGTAGACGGTCATGTGAGATGCAGGAGCTCATTAAGTGTTGCGTTAAAAACTTCCAGGAACCCCGACAAAATGGAAATTCTTTGAAACAGATTTTACTTAAGCAAG ttttaagACAAGGGCAAGCAACGAGTCCCGCGTATAAGTTTCTCTTTCGGAATGGCACATATGTCACTGCCCAGACCAAGAGCAAGCTGATGGGTCCAGGCCAATCTGGAGAGCCCCCCTTTATTATGTCAATTCACACCATTTACAG AGATGGAACGTTGCAAGGCCTTGATCTTCAAGGATTGCCGCCGTCAATAAGAAGTATATTGTCAG GTCCTGTTGTTATGGAAACACCTTCTACGAGTTGCCAGGCAATTacaacatcatcatcatcgaCATTTTCTCCAAATAAATTTCTAATCTCTAGTCATTACACTGTCACAAGAGCGACAACT ACTGCAGTATACACAAGTCATACAACATCGCATTCTTGGTTGCAAAACAACAATCCTCGCCCTTGCAACAGCATGGAAGTAGCGCGCCAATTGCTCGCCAGTAGCGGAGTGAAATGCAACGCAGAG ACAGTCAACAAGGTGATGTCGCCGCCTCCGCATTTAAACGGTCATCTTGTCCACGCCGTTGGTAGTTTGAAATCACCAGCCTATCTCAATGAGCTCTTGACCTCAGTATCTTCGGAACTCTTCTCATCAAAGTCTACTCAGGAACCAGCAAATATATCAG cttcCACCGCTTCGTTAAGTGACGGGAGCTTGTCTGCCAATTACCCTGGGCCTCCTTGCATTGATATTTCTCGCTTGTCAAAATTCAACAGTCTTCCTACAACTATGTCCACCGCTACGCAAATGGTCGTCAATGGCATAACTACCATGCGCAAAGAGGCCGCCGTCACAACAACAATGTGCAGTATTGCAGCTAATGACAACGACAAGAAAATTGACCAGAATAATAATAAGGTTATCGACGCGTCCAATAAACTCCAGGGAAGAGTGTGTACTCCTCCTGAAAACAGCTCTTTGACTTATCAGCCTACATCCTTGCGTCCTCGGAGCGCATCTGTGAACACCAGTCCTCCAACAGACGGAGTAGGCTTGAAAAGGAGCTCATCGACCATATCGCAAGACAGCGGCATCGGCGAAATTACGGCCAAGTCCTTACGGAAGCCATCGAAAGAGAGCAAGGCCAGTTCCACCGAAAAGAAGAACAAAATTCTCACTCAGTTATTGAGCTCTCACGACATGGAAGAGAATAAAACACTTATGTCCACCGCTCTGAGGAACCTACGCAGTTCCCCGTTGAAGATGCACTCGCCCGAGTGTTCTTCCAACGACAATGGCCTGTCTGCCAAGAGAATAAAAACCGAGAAAGTGTCGCAGATGCCTCAAACTGGTCCACCAGTTAGCGCTCAGTCGCCGATGCTGGTTAAATCCAAGGCGCCGTACACCTTGAATTTGAACAGAACTGCCGCCTGTAGCCTGCCATTTAATGCAGCGAGCATATATTCGCAACCCACTGTGCCATTATCAGAAAACTTTCCACTCACTGATGCGACATCGAGCACCGAGAGCAGTCAAGCGTCGGCCGTTATACGCCAGCGTTTCAGCGCTTTGACTTCTGTTAGCCTGGAAGAATCGCAGGAATTACACGAAATATTGGAAAACTTCAGCGACATAGACGAGTCGCCGAGCAATCAACAAACGCAACAAAATCAGAATTATTCCGATTTTCAGACGCAGTTGAGCAACAGTAGTTTAAGCGGAGGCCACATAGCGTTTAATCAACCCAGCATAATTGATAATATGATGGCCGGTAGCCAG ACCAACCTTGCGATGCAACAGACGAATATGCAAG ACCCTCTCACCAGTCCCAATTTCAACCAGCCACAGATGATGACCTCACCGCTGTCCAATAATATACCTAGTGTCCTTAACCCTAATCGACCCATGAATTTGCCGGCTAGCGTTACCGTAGAAGGCCCACCCTATACTAAACTAGTCCCAACTGGGCAAGAAATGTGCCCAAATATGGTGGTAAGCACATCGGGTATGATGAGTCCCCGAATGCAGCAGCCCCAGTCTTCCACTCCATACAGAGGTGAACTGTCAACCCTGGAGTCGTGGGAAGGCAAGGAACCCCTGGTCGATTTAGGGACTCACCCTCTCCCGGCCGGTATCAACCCCCGAATGGCGATCCCTGTTCCACAGAATAGCA CTGCCATCATGAATGGACCGAATATTATGAAAACACGACCCAATATAATCGCTGGCGGTAACACTCAG AATGGTGTGGCTTTTCCTAATCCCCAATCCCGTATGATGAATTCAAATCAGGGACAAACCTTGGCGCAACAG CCGTTGAATGCGAACGGCATGATGACGCCCAGCGCTTCACCTGGTGGTTTTTCCCAAACTCGTCCGAGTCCAACTATGAACGATCCTTACCGCACTCTGTATAACAATACGAGTAACACG GAGACGGCCACCAACAGCAATCTTCGCTCACCGTTTCTCCGGCAGCAACAGCAGCAG ATCCAGCCAGTGCGAAATGGATTACCGGGGAGCAACCCGCAGTATCCCTGCAATGCTCAGTCTGTGGGGTCAAGGATAATGAGCCCCAAGGCAAATGACATGATGAAGGCAAGAAG GACGCAAGAGCCGCTCAATGACATGCAGCgagttatgacgtcaccaaacaGCCAGCATTTTTACGGATCAGTCGGTTCACCGCAGTTGATGCCAG GTCAAATACCTATGAACAGTTTCTCGCCCATGAAACCGAGTGGCTTTTCCCCGAACCCGGGAATACAAATGGCCGAGGACACTCACGCGGGGTCGGTAAATTTCTATTCTGCGATGCGACCCACCCCTACAATGCTGCCGAAAGTTAACGGCCAGTATAATGGAGTTATGGGTGTGTACAATAACAATAACGTCAGCATGATGATGCCACCGAACCAGCAGCAAATTACCGCAAACAATCCAAACGTATCCATGACGACACCGGTTGCTAAAACGACCTCAAAACGCGGGAAAGGCCGCGCTAAATCGCGCCGAAACAGCAAAGCAAAATCTACAGAAGACCCACCATGGGTCGACATGGCGTCCCCCAGCGGTTATAACCCGGGCCCGTTACTGCAGATGACGATCGGTGACAGGGTGCAGCGCCCCCAAGCGACGTTTAAGCCATCATACAATGGTGTGCGTGCAATGACGTCTTCGATGAACATGGGTATGACGCAACAGAACCAGATAGGCACAACCCAGACTTTGAATCTAAATGCATTTCTGAGTCAGCACAAGCAGAGTAGGAACGCCAAGCAAGAG TTTTCCCTTGACTCTCTCGCTAGTGATTCGACAAATAATGTCGGTATGACGCCGTCTTCGTCGCTTGATTGGCCACAAATGGACGACTTTAAGACAACTATTGGAAATATAACATCACCGAATTTCTCAAATGGCGTGATGTCTGAG GTTCCTAACCTTTCTTCGCAATCCAACTCACTAGCGCTTTCTGGCGGCGGCATGCAAAGTCCGCTTTCATTGGAAAACAGTAACTTGTTTCTTCCGATGGATTCTGCTGCGAAtgattttgcattgaacaCGAACGTAAATAACAACGTGAGCTCAAGTGTAACTCATCCGTGCAGGTATACGGGGTCAGTCGCTTCCGCCTCCATACTTTCTCTTAATAACTCGACAACGTCAAGCGAAACGGTGACGTCACCAGAGGCCAGGAGAGCCGCACAACGTACGAAAAGTATCCAGAAAAACAGCTTGCTGGCCGAACTTCTCACAAGGAAAGATCCATGA
- the LOC143447167 gene encoding uncharacterized protein LOC143447167 isoform X3, with the protein MELSSCNKLPPDKTWGTCTQKFGKFISKLNEKLDEKPKTHLREAIKSLLDTSDVDNSKTETCQQGRFLEKDTNTFLEDINGLYMVLDATSQICVHAELSLHQSLKKIQICGKRLDDFIHPQDICHFQSSINEAAILKDSNECDNDVKPSTFTSQFLLNPAKDDPIKETAISGVAHLDAKCFGLSTLAQAEENSSRNDFKQYFMCLAIFPKSMPPPLPLVVDVTTKGPPNQTITTRTEIPQPEGFYTRQDIKGAFTGIDTDNLGLQPSKCRRSCEMQELIKCCVKNFQEPRQNGNSLKQILLKQVLRQGQATSPAYKFLFRNGTYVTAQTKSKLMGPGQSGEPPFIMSIHTIYRDGTLQGLDLQGLPPSIRSILSGPVVMETPSTSCQAITTSSSSTFSPNKFLISSHYTVTRATTTAVYTSHTTSHSWLQNNNPRPCNSMEVARQLLASSGVKCNAETVNKVMSPPPHLNGHLVHAVGSLKSPAYLNELLTSVSSELFSSKSTQEPANISASTASLSDGSLSANYPGPPCIDISRLSKFNSLPTTMSTATQMVVNGITTMRKEAAVTTTMCSIAANDNDKKIDQNNNKVIDASNKLQGRVCTPPENSSLTYQPTSLRPRSASVNTSPPTDGVGLKRSSSTISQDSGIGEITAKSLRKPSKESKASSTEKKNKILTQLLSSHDMEENKTLMSTALRNLRSSPLKMHSPECSSNDNGLSAKRIKTEKVSQMPQTGPPVSAQSPMLVKSKAPYTLNLNRTAACSLPFNAASIYSQPTVPLSENFPLTDATSSTESSQASAVIRQRFSALTSVSLEESQELHEILENFSDIDESPSNQQTQQNQNYSDFQTQLSNSSLSGGHIAFNQPSIIDNMMAGSQTNLAMQQTNMQDPLTSPNFNQPQMMTSPLSNNIPSVLNPNRPMNLPASVTVEGPPYTKLVPTGQEMCPNMVVSTSGMMSPRMQQPQSSTPYRGELSTLESWEGKEPLVDLGTHPLPAGINPRMAIPVPQNSNKKYFTAAIMNGPNIMKTRPNIIAGGNTQNGVAFPNPQSRMMNSNQGQTLAQQPLNANGMMTPSASPGGFSQTRPSPTMNDPYRTLYNNTSNTIQPVRNGLPGSNPQYPCNAQSVGSRIMSPKANDMMKARRTQEPLNDMQRVMTSPNSQHFYGSVGSPQLMPGQIPMNSFSPMKPSGFSPNPGIQMAEDTHAGSVNFYSAMRPTPTMLPKVNGQYNGVMGVYNNNNVSMMMPPNQQQITANNPNVSMTTPVAKTTSKRGKGRAKSRRNSKAKSTEDPPWVDMASPSGYNPGPLLQMTIGDRVQRPQATFKPSYNGVRAMTSSMNMGMTQQNQIGTTQTLNLNAFLSQHKQSRNAKQEFSLDSLASDSTNNVGMTPSSSLDWPQMDDFKTTIGNITSPNFSNGVMSEVPNLSSQSNSLALSGGGMQSPLSLENSNLFLPMDSAANDFALNTNVNNNVSSSVTHPCRYTGSVASASILSLNNSTTSSETVTSPEARRAAQRTKSIQKNSLLAELLTRKDP; encoded by the exons ATGGAATTATCATCATGCAATAAACTCCCACCAGATAAGACATGGGGTACATGCACACAGAAGTTTGGCAAGTTTATATCCAAACTCAATGAAAAACTG GATGAGAAGCCAAAAACTCACCTCAGAGAAGCAATAAAGTCATTATTGGATACGTCAGATGTTGACAATTCCAAAACGG AAACATGCCAACAAGGCCGATTTTTGGAGAAAGATACAAACACTTTTCTTGAG GACATAAATGGCCTCTACATGGTACTGGATGCCACATCACAAATCTGTGTACATGCCGAGCTTTCACTGCATCAAAGTCTTAAGAAG aTCCAAATTTGTGGGAAAAGGTTGGATGACTTCATTCATCCCCAAGATATTTGCCATTTTCAATCATCAATCAATGAAGCTGCCATATTAAAAGATTCAAATG AGTGTGACAATGATGTGAAGCCAAGTACATTTACCAGTCAATTTCTTCTGAACCCCGCAAAGGACGATCCTATAAAAGAAACTGCTATTTCTGGGGTTGCTCATCTTGACGCTAAATGCTTTGGTTTGAGTACGTTGGCTCAAGCAGAGGAGAACTCATCTAGGAAcg ACTTCAAGCAATACTTTATGTGCCTTGCAATTTTCCCTAAATCAATGCCTCCCCCACTGCCTCTGGTGGTTGATGTCACCACAAAAGGGCCTCCAAATCAAACGATAACTACAAGAACAGAAATTCCACAGCCAGAAGGTTTTTACACAAGGCAGGACATCAAGG GTGCTTTTACCGGTATTGACACCGATAATTTGGGCTTGCAGCCCAGTAAATGTAGACGGTCATGTGAGATGCAGGAGCTCATTAAGTGTTGCGTTAAAAACTTCCAGGAACCCCGACAAAATGGAAATTCTTTGAAACAGATTTTACTTAAGCAAG ttttaagACAAGGGCAAGCAACGAGTCCCGCGTATAAGTTTCTCTTTCGGAATGGCACATATGTCACTGCCCAGACCAAGAGCAAGCTGATGGGTCCAGGCCAATCTGGAGAGCCCCCCTTTATTATGTCAATTCACACCATTTACAG AGATGGAACGTTGCAAGGCCTTGATCTTCAAGGATTGCCGCCGTCAATAAGAAGTATATTGTCAG GTCCTGTTGTTATGGAAACACCTTCTACGAGTTGCCAGGCAATTacaacatcatcatcatcgaCATTTTCTCCAAATAAATTTCTAATCTCTAGTCATTACACTGTCACAAGAGCGACAACT ACTGCAGTATACACAAGTCATACAACATCGCATTCTTGGTTGCAAAACAACAATCCTCGCCCTTGCAACAGCATGGAAGTAGCGCGCCAATTGCTCGCCAGTAGCGGAGTGAAATGCAACGCAGAG ACAGTCAACAAGGTGATGTCGCCGCCTCCGCATTTAAACGGTCATCTTGTCCACGCCGTTGGTAGTTTGAAATCACCAGCCTATCTCAATGAGCTCTTGACCTCAGTATCTTCGGAACTCTTCTCATCAAAGTCTACTCAGGAACCAGCAAATATATCAG cttcCACCGCTTCGTTAAGTGACGGGAGCTTGTCTGCCAATTACCCTGGGCCTCCTTGCATTGATATTTCTCGCTTGTCAAAATTCAACAGTCTTCCTACAACTATGTCCACCGCTACGCAAATGGTCGTCAATGGCATAACTACCATGCGCAAAGAGGCCGCCGTCACAACAACAATGTGCAGTATTGCAGCTAATGACAACGACAAGAAAATTGACCAGAATAATAATAAGGTTATCGACGCGTCCAATAAACTCCAGGGAAGAGTGTGTACTCCTCCTGAAAACAGCTCTTTGACTTATCAGCCTACATCCTTGCGTCCTCGGAGCGCATCTGTGAACACCAGTCCTCCAACAGACGGAGTAGGCTTGAAAAGGAGCTCATCGACCATATCGCAAGACAGCGGCATCGGCGAAATTACGGCCAAGTCCTTACGGAAGCCATCGAAAGAGAGCAAGGCCAGTTCCACCGAAAAGAAGAACAAAATTCTCACTCAGTTATTGAGCTCTCACGACATGGAAGAGAATAAAACACTTATGTCCACCGCTCTGAGGAACCTACGCAGTTCCCCGTTGAAGATGCACTCGCCCGAGTGTTCTTCCAACGACAATGGCCTGTCTGCCAAGAGAATAAAAACCGAGAAAGTGTCGCAGATGCCTCAAACTGGTCCACCAGTTAGCGCTCAGTCGCCGATGCTGGTTAAATCCAAGGCGCCGTACACCTTGAATTTGAACAGAACTGCCGCCTGTAGCCTGCCATTTAATGCAGCGAGCATATATTCGCAACCCACTGTGCCATTATCAGAAAACTTTCCACTCACTGATGCGACATCGAGCACCGAGAGCAGTCAAGCGTCGGCCGTTATACGCCAGCGTTTCAGCGCTTTGACTTCTGTTAGCCTGGAAGAATCGCAGGAATTACACGAAATATTGGAAAACTTCAGCGACATAGACGAGTCGCCGAGCAATCAACAAACGCAACAAAATCAGAATTATTCCGATTTTCAGACGCAGTTGAGCAACAGTAGTTTAAGCGGAGGCCACATAGCGTTTAATCAACCCAGCATAATTGATAATATGATGGCCGGTAGCCAG ACCAACCTTGCGATGCAACAGACGAATATGCAAG ACCCTCTCACCAGTCCCAATTTCAACCAGCCACAGATGATGACCTCACCGCTGTCCAATAATATACCTAGTGTCCTTAACCCTAATCGACCCATGAATTTGCCGGCTAGCGTTACCGTAGAAGGCCCACCCTATACTAAACTAGTCCCAACTGGGCAAGAAATGTGCCCAAATATGGTGGTAAGCACATCGGGTATGATGAGTCCCCGAATGCAGCAGCCCCAGTCTTCCACTCCATACAGAGGTGAACTGTCAACCCTGGAGTCGTGGGAAGGCAAGGAACCCCTGGTCGATTTAGGGACTCACCCTCTCCCGGCCGGTATCAACCCCCGAATGGCGATCCCTGTTCCACAGAATAGCA ACAAGAAATATTTCACAGCTGCCATCATGAATGGACCGAATATTATGAAAACACGACCCAATATAATCGCTGGCGGTAACACTCAG AATGGTGTGGCTTTTCCTAATCCCCAATCCCGTATGATGAATTCAAATCAGGGACAAACCTTGGCGCAACAG CCGTTGAATGCGAACGGCATGATGACGCCCAGCGCTTCACCTGGTGGTTTTTCCCAAACTCGTCCGAGTCCAACTATGAACGATCCTTACCGCACTCTGTATAACAATACGAGTAACACG ATCCAGCCAGTGCGAAATGGATTACCGGGGAGCAACCCGCAGTATCCCTGCAATGCTCAGTCTGTGGGGTCAAGGATAATGAGCCCCAAGGCAAATGACATGATGAAGGCAAGAAG GACGCAAGAGCCGCTCAATGACATGCAGCgagttatgacgtcaccaaacaGCCAGCATTTTTACGGATCAGTCGGTTCACCGCAGTTGATGCCAG GTCAAATACCTATGAACAGTTTCTCGCCCATGAAACCGAGTGGCTTTTCCCCGAACCCGGGAATACAAATGGCCGAGGACACTCACGCGGGGTCGGTAAATTTCTATTCTGCGATGCGACCCACCCCTACAATGCTGCCGAAAGTTAACGGCCAGTATAATGGAGTTATGGGTGTGTACAATAACAATAACGTCAGCATGATGATGCCACCGAACCAGCAGCAAATTACCGCAAACAATCCAAACGTATCCATGACGACACCGGTTGCTAAAACGACCTCAAAACGCGGGAAAGGCCGCGCTAAATCGCGCCGAAACAGCAAAGCAAAATCTACAGAAGACCCACCATGGGTCGACATGGCGTCCCCCAGCGGTTATAACCCGGGCCCGTTACTGCAGATGACGATCGGTGACAGGGTGCAGCGCCCCCAAGCGACGTTTAAGCCATCATACAATGGTGTGCGTGCAATGACGTCTTCGATGAACATGGGTATGACGCAACAGAACCAGATAGGCACAACCCAGACTTTGAATCTAAATGCATTTCTGAGTCAGCACAAGCAGAGTAGGAACGCCAAGCAAGAG TTTTCCCTTGACTCTCTCGCTAGTGATTCGACAAATAATGTCGGTATGACGCCGTCTTCGTCGCTTGATTGGCCACAAATGGACGACTTTAAGACAACTATTGGAAATATAACATCACCGAATTTCTCAAATGGCGTGATGTCTGAG GTTCCTAACCTTTCTTCGCAATCCAACTCACTAGCGCTTTCTGGCGGCGGCATGCAAAGTCCGCTTTCATTGGAAAACAGTAACTTGTTTCTTCCGATGGATTCTGCTGCGAAtgattttgcattgaacaCGAACGTAAATAACAACGTGAGCTCAAGTGTAACTCATCCGTGCAGGTATACGGGGTCAGTCGCTTCCGCCTCCATACTTTCTCTTAATAACTCGACAACGTCAAGCGAAACGGTGACGTCACCAGAGGCCAGGAGAGCCGCACAACGTACGAAAAGTATCCAGAAAAACAGCTTGCTGGCCGAACTTCTCACAAGGAAAGATCCATGA